In one Rhinopithecus roxellana isolate Shanxi Qingling chromosome 1, ASM756505v1, whole genome shotgun sequence genomic region, the following are encoded:
- the MB21D2 gene encoding protein MB21D2 isoform X2 encodes MPGMVQKLDQKLPVANEYLLLSGGVREGVVDLDLDELNVYARGTDYDMDFTLLVPALKLHDRNQPVTLDMRHSALCHSWLSLRLFDEGTISKWKDCCTIVDHINGATNYFFSPTKVADWFYDSISIVLSEIQKKPQRGMPKVEKVEKNGTIISIILGVGSSRMLYDIVPVVSFKGWPAVAQSWLMENHFWDGKITEEEVISGFYLVPACSYKGKKDNEWRLSFARSEVQLKKCISSSLMQAYQACKAIIIKLLSRPKAISPYHLRSMMLWACDRLPANYLAQEDYAAHFLLGLIDDLQHCLVNKMCPNYFIPQCNMLEHLSEETVMLHARKLSSVRSDPAEHLRTAIEHVKAANRLTLELQRRGSTTSIPSPQSDGGDPNQPDDRLAKKLQQLVTENPGKSISVFINPDDVTRPHFRIDDKFF; translated from the coding sequence gaatGGTGCAAAAGCTGGACCAAAAGCTTCCAGTGGCTAATGAATACCTGTTGCTCTCTGGAGGTGTCCGGGAAGGCGTGGTGGACCTGGACTTAGACGAGCTTAATGTCTATGCCCGGGGGACTGACTATGATATGGACTTTACCCTCTTGGTGCCAGCCCTCAAGCTGCATGACCGTAATCAGCCTGTGACACTCGACATGCGCCACTCAGCCTTGTGCCACTCTTGGCTGAGCCTTCGGCTCTTTGATGAGGGGACAATCAGTAAATGGAAAGACTGCTGCACCATTGTAGATCACATCAATGGTGCCACCAACTACTTCTTCTCACCTACCAAAGTGGCTGACTGGTTCTATGATTCTATCAGCATTGTCCTATCAGAAATACAGAAGAAACCCCAGCGAGGGATGCCAAAGGtggaaaaggtagaaaaaaatggGACCATCATCTCCATCATTCTGGGTGTAGGGAGTAGCCGCATGTTATACGATATTGTCCCTGTGGTGTCTTTCAAAGGTTGGCCTGCAGTGGCCCAGAGCTGGCTCATGGAGAACCACTTTTGGGATGGGAAGATTACTGAGGAAGAGGTCATCAGTGGATTTTACTTGGTGCCTGCTTGCTCCTACAAGGGTAAGAAGGACAATGAATGGCGGCTGTCCTTTGCCAGGAGCGAGGTGCAGTTGAAGAAGTGCATCTCCAGCAGCCTCATGCAGGCCTATCAGGCCTGCAAAGCCATCATCATTAAACTGCTGTCCCGGCCCAAGGCTATTAGCCCCTATCACCTGCGGAGCATGATGCTCTGGGCCTGCGACAGACTTCCTGCCAACTACTTGGCGCAAGAAGACTATGCAGCCCACTTTTTGCTGGGCCTCATCGATGACCTGCAACACTGTCTGGTCAACAAGATGTGCCCCAATTATTTCATCCCTCAGTGCAACATGCTGGAACACCTGTCTGAGGAGACAGTCATGCTTCATGCCCGGAAGCTGTCCTCTGTGCGCTCAGACCCGGCAGAGCACTTGCGCACTGCCATTGAGCATGTCAAGGCAGCCAACCGGCTGACACTGGAGCTCCAGAGGCGAGGTAGCACCACCAGCATCCCCTCCCCACAGTCCGATGGAGGGGACCCCAACCAGCCTGATGACCGTTTGGCAAAAAAACTGCAGCAGCTAGTGACTGAGAACCCGGGAAAGTCAATCTCCGTCTTTATCAATCCTGACGATGTCACAAGGCCCCATTTCAGAATTGATGACAAATTTTTCTGA
- the MB21D2 gene encoding protein MB21D2 isoform X3, whose amino-acid sequence MVQKLDQKLPVANEYLLLSGGVREGVVDLDLDELNVYARGTDYDMDFTLLVPALKLHDRNQPVTLDMRHSALCHSWLSLRLFDEGTISKWKDCCTIVDHINGATNYFFSPTKVADWFYDSISIVLSEIQKKPQRGMPKVEKVEKNGTIISIILGVGSSRMLYDIVPVVSFKGWPAVAQSWLMENHFWDGKITEEEVISGFYLVPACSYKGKKDNEWRLSFARSEVQLKKCISSSLMQAYQACKAIIIKLLSRPKAISPYHLRSMMLWACDRLPANYLAQEDYAAHFLLGLIDDLQHCLVNKMCPNYFIPQCNMLEHLSEETVMLHARKLSSVRSDPAEHLRTAIEHVKAANRLTLELQRRGSTTSIPSPQSDGGDPNQPDDRLAKKLQQLVTENPGKSISVFINPDDVTRPHFRIDDKFF is encoded by the coding sequence atGGTGCAAAAGCTGGACCAAAAGCTTCCAGTGGCTAATGAATACCTGTTGCTCTCTGGAGGTGTCCGGGAAGGCGTGGTGGACCTGGACTTAGACGAGCTTAATGTCTATGCCCGGGGGACTGACTATGATATGGACTTTACCCTCTTGGTGCCAGCCCTCAAGCTGCATGACCGTAATCAGCCTGTGACACTCGACATGCGCCACTCAGCCTTGTGCCACTCTTGGCTGAGCCTTCGGCTCTTTGATGAGGGGACAATCAGTAAATGGAAAGACTGCTGCACCATTGTAGATCACATCAATGGTGCCACCAACTACTTCTTCTCACCTACCAAAGTGGCTGACTGGTTCTATGATTCTATCAGCATTGTCCTATCAGAAATACAGAAGAAACCCCAGCGAGGGATGCCAAAGGtggaaaaggtagaaaaaaatggGACCATCATCTCCATCATTCTGGGTGTAGGGAGTAGCCGCATGTTATACGATATTGTCCCTGTGGTGTCTTTCAAAGGTTGGCCTGCAGTGGCCCAGAGCTGGCTCATGGAGAACCACTTTTGGGATGGGAAGATTACTGAGGAAGAGGTCATCAGTGGATTTTACTTGGTGCCTGCTTGCTCCTACAAGGGTAAGAAGGACAATGAATGGCGGCTGTCCTTTGCCAGGAGCGAGGTGCAGTTGAAGAAGTGCATCTCCAGCAGCCTCATGCAGGCCTATCAGGCCTGCAAAGCCATCATCATTAAACTGCTGTCCCGGCCCAAGGCTATTAGCCCCTATCACCTGCGGAGCATGATGCTCTGGGCCTGCGACAGACTTCCTGCCAACTACTTGGCGCAAGAAGACTATGCAGCCCACTTTTTGCTGGGCCTCATCGATGACCTGCAACACTGTCTGGTCAACAAGATGTGCCCCAATTATTTCATCCCTCAGTGCAACATGCTGGAACACCTGTCTGAGGAGACAGTCATGCTTCATGCCCGGAAGCTGTCCTCTGTGCGCTCAGACCCGGCAGAGCACTTGCGCACTGCCATTGAGCATGTCAAGGCAGCCAACCGGCTGACACTGGAGCTCCAGAGGCGAGGTAGCACCACCAGCATCCCCTCCCCACAGTCCGATGGAGGGGACCCCAACCAGCCTGATGACCGTTTGGCAAAAAAACTGCAGCAGCTAGTGACTGAGAACCCGGGAAAGTCAATCTCCGTCTTTATCAATCCTGACGATGTCACAAGGCCCCATTTCAGAATTGATGACAAATTTTTCTGA